The sequence CACCTGGGTTTAGAGTGAGAGGGTTTGTCTTGGTCACCTTGCGCTCATCGTTTAGAGTGAAGTATTTGAGCCAGCGCAGCGGGGTGTAGTAGGTGAAATACACAGGTTCTGTTCCCGTGTTTTCCACAGTCAGATTTACCAcgtactgttaaaaaaaaaaatcaaaaacagatcAATGCAGTGGAGCTTCACATTTGTACCACAACCATAAATACCTCTATAAATAACATCAATACCTCATATGTGTTTACCACACACAAGCAAAGTGTCCCATCCTCAAACTGACGGTCAGATGTGATGCTGACACCATGTTTGTCAGAGATGAACTGAGCCCTGCGGGTGCAAAGGTAGTTATACTCTGTGTTACAGACATTAAATCACAGATTCAAGTCTAATCCTTTCAATTATATTCTTGTTTTATGTGTGCAGAGAAATACAGGCAACAGAGTGAATGCAAGGCCAGTGACACAGGTTAatgaaaagtaaatgtttgaaaaGAAGCTGTATAATTCACAACATTGAGGACTGCTGCTGTTAACCTGTTAGCCATGCTTCTGCAGTTTATGCTTACAACACTACCAACACAACCTCATACCTGTTTGTCTTGAGCTTGTTCACCAATAGACTGGCCAGTTTCCTCCTGGCTCGAACCCCCGTCGTTGCTTCTTCTGATGAGGTGACAGTCTGTACTGGCCCGGGACTGGCCGCTCCATTCTGGGTCCGCTGCGGCTGGCGGTCCCTGGATGAGTCCCACTGGTCCAGATACAGATCTCTTACCTGTGCAGAAGATCACTTCAAGTAAGTCTTGTCTTGGGATGGAAAATACATCTATCAAGTTACTGAATATCCTGTAGAGAAAATGGTAGCCTCCCCTGTTTTTAAAGGTACCTAATCTGCACCCATCTATCTGTctgatatatgtatatacagtaaatttaaCAGCCAGGTTTGTCTTAGGACATTAAAAAGGGCTTTTTCTCCGAGCGGAAGTTTTGTGGGTGAGAAAGCGAAACCACCCGCTCTTTACAAAAACAGTGACTCTGCAAGTCAGTGAGGCTTGATGAAAAACTTTGCtttcaaaatgacacattgcTGTTGTCGACTGAGAATATTTAATCCCTGAAAAGagataattaattatttttagcAACATCCAaaagattgaaaaaaacaataacaacagaacATTCTCAACCAACTGTGGAGCATTTAATTCACCAAagttgaaagttgtttttttgttgttgttgtttttaatgagaaaacaacaatatatttcaagtcttttaaaacatgtctgatgtTTCTATTTGCATGTAATCACAAGTCCAACAGGTTCCTGACCACACCCACCAGCAATTTATGATGTGGTCAGATGTGTAATAGACTTTAACCTTAAAATAAAATTAGTCAATGACAGTTATTAATAAACAGATATGCAGGTTACACCCATCCTACAGcaattgtttgttttaagtTTCATCTGACTCACCACTAACTTCACCAGCACGAGCTCAGATGCTACTGAAATATTGTATAGATGACATTTTTGCCAATTAAAGCAAATCACTTAAACCATTTTATGTCAAATTCAGatctgaaaataacaataagTTAGTATTTCCACTTAATCAACAGCTATTGCTAGAGATAAGTTACTGTAAGTAAAGTGATAATACTTAAGTTtgttaaatcatattttttttcattattacatgtttttttttttgtctttaaaagacAATGACAGCCAAAGATTTACATTAGCTCTGCTTTATCACATGTCAAACACTACAAATTACTGATGCATAAACTTGAACAACTGAAACAAGCTTATGTGGCTGAAATATGATGTAAAGTGCACATACCGAAGAAGTGAAGCGAATAGTGTCTCCtcttcttattattttgttagAGACTTTCAGGGCATGAAGGACTGAACCAAAGTTTGGATCTTTGATCCCTGCATtcctaaaacacacataaacacacaaacacacgcgaAAAGACATATATAATTTCGgacacatttataaaactgttatACATACAGATGTCTGTCGCTATATGATCAGCTTACCTGTCCCTGAACTCTTTGTTGTAAATGTCTCTGAGTTCAAGTCTGTTAGTGATGGAAGTTCGTTCATTTTCCTTCAAAAACTCAAAGAAGTCGAGTCCAATTTGGCAGAGTACAGATAATGGCTTCTTAATCATGTTTAAAAATCTGAACGTTCAAAGTTATTCAAACACGACAATGTCCGGGATAATATGGCTATGTCGCTCATCGAAACACAGGTTGTTGCGTCCGCATATTTGAGGTAATCTCACAAACGGCTCGATTTATATTCCAGGACAGTCCGCGTGGGCGGTGTGTCACGCTGTGTCCGATGATGCGGAGCTGCGCCACTTGAAGCTGTGATGCTCGGTCATCCTCGGAGATTAAagcaagtgcacacacacagacagccagCCGGAGAAACGAAACCTAACGCGTTGAAAGCCAAGTAAGCGAAACCGAGGACAAATATGGACCAAATAATTTATCTGTCCGAGCAGCTCTGTGTAACCTTCGTGCTCATATAATTTCTGATGTAGAGATTATTGTAAATTTGCCGTTAAAGCGCGCTCCATCCTTCTGTCCATACATTGTGGTCTGTATCTGCTAAAtagtataaatatttttttcaaacgTACAATGTgacaatatattaatatattaccTGTTTGGAAATAggttttcctttctttttctttctttctttctttttttttttttttacacaaaccCATACAATGTGAGCTCTGCAGATGAACCTTGTGATTTAGAGGAATAAACTATTGTGATTTGAAGAATCAAAACGTGCCTGCTCTAAACTTCCCTAAACGCCTCAACACTACAGACTATCTAGAATTTgctccctaaacgcctcacacGCAGAATATTTCGAGACTACAGTTTTGAGTTGAACtgaagttgatcagatgaactgtagtgcccgttcaaaacatgtctgagacatcctgcactatgttttgaaaatgcataCGAAGTTTCCGCGCGTGAGGAATGGGAATAGAGCTTAACTCTgtaaactttttcaattcacCCTACATGGGTAATTTTTATCACCACGGATGTAATTCCacctccgaccacaatgtgggttgcaatggcgCTGTCCATATTTCCGCTCGTTGAATACACGTGCAGAAGAAGCACAAGCAACATTGTTTGAGGtgttttttgtatatatttctgAACGTGCCTGAGACATTCAGCACTGAGCCTTGAACATGCCAAGTTTCGTTCACAGCACACAGTTCTGAAATTCATTAATACTATGGATGTAATCCCGCCTCCGACCAcagtgtgggttgcaatggcagatgGTGCTGTCCTAGTTTCTGCTGTTGACTCCacgtgcagaagaagaagcaaatcacAGGTGTtaatgaggtatttttatatgtttcccGAGAAatgctcatccaaacaacttcacacattgACATTGCACTTTCTTGATTCTGCAacaatccacctgccaggtatgaagtagatctGATGAACAGTTCTcgagatatgtgaaggacaaacatgtatacatacatacagacatacatacatacagacagacagacagacagagattccttgctttatatagagagataagTCATGTCAACAAGTTTGCAAATTAGTTCCATAGTTTACATATAATAAGAATTCAATAGTGAAATATGATCTGTACATGAATGGCAGTAGGAGACTCCTGAAAACACACTTCCCTTCTTACAACATATTATACAACTaacatttactaaaaaaaaaaaatccctaatTATTCCCACTCCagtcaaaaaacatcaaatattgaTTGACATATGACAAGACacagagggggaggggggcctgatagatacacacacacacacacacacacacacacacacacacacgcacgcacacacacacacacacacacacacacacacacacacacacacacacgcacacacacacacctagttgtcctaggtcacttttggggacattactTTCATTCATATCCTGGAGATttacccttaccctaaccttaaccactgactgAAAAATCATCTTTTTCCCAATTGGAGACACACCTTTTGTCACCAAATTAgacaagccgtccccaattaactggcattaagtctgaaatttgtccccaaaagtagcctatgacagaaCACACAAACGTACAGGGGGAgacaataatagtaataataataataaactatatttatatagcacctttaaaaaacacagttacaaagtgctttacaataaaaacaaaacacatttaaaacagagagattaaaacaaactaaaagccataaaaaataaacacattataaaaaaaaccccaacaataaacatgaagtgaaacaaataaaatcaagtaaaaGAAGCAGGCAGCTCAGGTAAAAATCAGGAAACGCTTTCcaataaaagtatgttttaaacGGACAACGACACTGACTCAGACAGCCTTATTTCCTCAGGCAGGTCGCTCCAGAGTTTCAGGGCCCTGATGGCAAAGGCTCTGTCCCCTTTAGTTTTCAGCCTAGAATCTGGAAGAGACAGAAGACCTCTGCCCAAGGATCCAACTACACAAAGGTTCACAAGGGATTAAAAGGTATAATCTGGGGCCAGGTCAAGAACCTTAAAGGTAATCAAtaagatcttaaaatcaatcctaaaacaaacagggagccaatgtaaagaggctaaaacaggtGTGACCGTTAACTGGTTCTGATGAACTCCAAAATCTAACGCAAGTGTCTATTTGGCCACTGCTTGGGGCCGTGATCCAGTGCAGTACTGTTCCTATTGGTTTGGTGCTATTTAACCGTTCGTAAGTACAGCCATGCAGCTcgagcatggatgtataataagagctggatagggctccactactcagccttgcagccaatttttcccagtggtcacttgcagtattgcagcggaaaatccccctgcagcccaaaaagcattttctccaTAGACCACCGTtgtaaaagagatgtctgtaaaactgtttacaggacacctcaaactgtaaacaacatcaattatgtctctttctattatgaacgTTTGGTCCATGgagattttatatttgtaaaactttcctcaagccgagaaaagtgatttaaaaatccatgacgtcatcacaatgtaaagtctatggtcCGAGCAGGAACTCGCAGGCAGGGTCAGTGGaggaaacactactgtgcatattcggtgggccgcacaacgtggaagcaaacctggaagccAGAAGCTTTTTTTGATGTATGTGCCAGCTGAGCAATTTTTATAGGAatgaatgggcgccatttttagtccggtatccagctcttataatacatccatgagctCAAGTTATTAAGACTGCTACGCCACCTCCTGCCTTTCAGCTAGGTTGTCAGGTTTTGTCAAGGATTTACGCAAATGTAGTAGCGCACTGGGGGTGAGCGAGAATGACTACCATCTTCCAGTGTCTCTAATcactgataataacaataacttgGTAAATTATTATCAGTGAAATCAGTATGTGTTGAAGAGGTCTCTCCTCCTAGAAGTCTGTTCTGACAGAGAGCCCCTGTACCGTGGGCAGGTACGCCCCTTGTTCTAGGCTTTACCCTGATACGGTGGCTCCTGTCCTAACCCTTCTTAACACTGGGTCCTCTCTTGAGATCCAAATTGGCACTATTAACACATTAGAGAATAGTCAGTATGCAAGGGGCCTTACCGAAATGTAGTTGAAGAAGCCTTGGATGAGAAAAGTTTAGAAATTCAAAAGATGAGAAGTTTCTGTCTTTCAGAAGATCAAGATGATCCACTTGGATTTATTCAGTACAAAAGCaaagtacaaaatacaaaaaaacagcaagcaaaaatataaaaaaatccaCCAAAGAGCTCCACTGGAAACTCAAAACCTGTCTACCACCTTTTTTTCAAGGGATACAGGTCTTTAATACACGGGACAAAGGAGAGGTCTTACTATGATTGTCCTATCAGCTATCTGCACATATCATGCATATATTGTTTAAAAGCATTTCATTGGTTATGTGGCACAtgcatacattttcatattcaaagATATATGTAAGGATGATATCATAAGAAGCTAATGTTGAAAAGGGTTAAAAGGCCATCTTTACAATAGTGGCTGTTCACGCAAAGAGCATATGACctaatatgagaaaaaaaaaatcaaaaagccACCTTGACAATAGTGGCTGTTCACATGAAGATGATACAAcatatttaaagcaaaaatcGCCTTCTTGTTCAGTTAATTGACACAGACATATATTATCCCCCGGAAAGCCCTGAACCCATCTTTAGCAGAGACTCTCATTGATGAAGGTTGAACATGGTTCAGGATAGCACCATGATGAATTATCAgtgtcagaaaaatacattaacatACAAAAGATGTTTCACAGTAGTCCTTTAACTGCTTAGTCCAGAGAGCCTTAATATATTATAGTGTGGAGCGGTCTATGTAAGAAGAGAGTCAGAGAGTGGTCGGTCACTAGACAATAGATCCATACATTGGCTGCAATTAACAGAGGCAGATGCAGCCCCTCACAGACAGTATGCTAATATCCTGTTGTCTGAAGTGGGGTTTCCACAGGAATAACATCTTGTCCTGGGcaaaatgcacacacaggctCCTGCAACTCTCACCTTACATCGTGCCTCTTAATTCATGTTAAAAGTctggcagctgagttctgtacAGTCTGTAGTCGTTTCAAAGTTTTTTTATTAAGACAAGCGAAAAGGCTGTTGCAATAATCAAGGCACAAGGAGACAAAAGCATGTACAACAGTTTCTGCATGACAAGGTCAAGTGCAGGGAAAACAGggcacaaaaatgttttgaaatgagaTGCCTGTTCTTGTGAATGTTGACTCCTGAGAGAGAACAGACAGTTCAGTAGGTGACaacaaatattcactctctaCAAAGCTGCAAATATCTGGCGGAAAGCAGCAGGCTGCCTTCCTCAAACTCATCTGACACATAAGGGAGCATATGCTCAAAATAAAAGATTCTAAGTCTAGCTACAGTGTCGGCACAGAATTGCTTATCGTATGGTACTGGTAGCAAAACTTGCTGTGATGGAGTCCAGATGAGCAGCTGACAGGACCTCAGGCCTGTGCAGAACATGCCAAGCTGCACTTGCATGTAGAAGCCCCGCTTACCATTTTTCTGCAACTGATACTTCCCCTCCACCATCTTCACATCGTACCTCTGGCTTCTGATCAGGTCCTCCAGAGACTCATTACCAGTAAGGAAAGGACATTTGATCTCCAGCAGTTCCTCTGAGTTCAAAACTCCATCAGGGCTTGCTGACAGCCAGGGCTCCCCTGCACACACGACTGTGCCTCTGCGGGTAACAACATACCCGCAATTCTGTAGCCACTGAAAGGCCAATGCCTCGCTTTCTATACCATGGTGAGTTGCCGCATTCCCATGGAAACTGGGGTAGAGATGCTGTCTGATGTAGTTTTGAGGGTTGCCTCTGGTGGGGACCCTCTTTGCTGTGCTCGCAGTGAGCCTTAACTTACGAGCATCATACCACAGGTGAGAGGCTCTCTGCTCAACGGTTCTGTGGTCCAATGTTTCACGTTTGTTGGGAGCAATGTCCACAAAAGTGTCGTAAAACAACATACACCTCAGGCAAATGTTGATGCCATCGTGGTGAGCATGTGGTGGGGATCTTAAAAAAAAGGTGGTGGTCATACATTGAGCCTCAATAAAGCGCACGATGTGGAATGGAGTGGAGTGCAGGTCTGGTTGAAACTCAAAGGCCAGTATGGCTGGATAGAAACCAACCAAACTGCAGTGGAATCGAACCTGGATTTCATAGCCATCACCTGAGAACAGAACATAACAATGTTTTGTATATTCATAGTGCTTTATTATTATGTCTCAGTGGAGCAAGATATCACATCAGGCATTCAAATAATAGAAAACCGAATTTGATTTTTGCATCACCTGGGTTTAGAGTGAGAGGGTTTGTCTTGGTCACCTTGCGCTCATCATTTAGAGTGAAGAATCTGAGCCAGCGCAGCGGGGTGTAGTAGGTGAAATACACAGGTTTTCTTCCCATGTTTTCCACAGTCAGATTTACCACGTACTGTtaaaaaagtaatcaaaaaCAGATCAATGCAGTGGAGCTTCACATTTATACCACAACCATAAATACGTCCATAAATTACACCAATACCTCAGATGCACTTTCCACTCGCAGGTAAAGTGTCCCATCTTTAAACACATGGTCAGACGTGATCCTGATACCACGTTTGTCAGAGATGAGTTGATCCCTGTGAGTGCTGTGTTACAGACATTAAATCACAGATTCAAGTGTATCCTTTCAATTATATTCTTGTTTTATAGGTGCAGAGAAATACAGCCAACAGAGTGAATGCAAGGCCAGTTACACAGGTTAatgaaaagtaaatgtttgataAGAAGCTGTATAATTCACAACATTGAGGACTGCTGCTATTAACCTGTTAGCCATGCTTCTGCAGTTTATGCTTACAATCCTACCAATGCTTCCCTCTGTCCCGTCTGCTTTTTGCCACATCACATGAGTAAATTAACCCTGTTGTTGTGTGCCTTGCTCCAAAGAGGAACTTTGTTTTTCAATGTGACTTTTTACATTACTTATTATCtataaagtaaaaacatattCCAGTTGCCTAGAAAAactattagttttttttttaatttgagggGCGGATTGCATTGCAATAGGAAATAACAGAACTTCATAtttgtcaaaaatgttaaaaaaaacaacaaaacagaacaaactgCTCTTGCAGCACTCAAAACAAACACTCTGACAAAAAATGACACTCATTATTTGATCCTCTTACCTGTCTGTCCTGAGCCTGTTCATCAATTGACTGGCCAGTTCCCTCCTGGCTCGAACCCCCGACACTGCTTCTTCTGGCTGGAGAATAGCCACTCCATTACAGTTCTGCTCTGGCTGATGGTCCCACTGGTCCAGATACAGAGATGTGATCTGTGCAGAAGATCACTTCAAGTCAGTCTTGTCTTGGGATGGAAAATACATCTATCAAGTTACTGATTGTCCTGTAGACATAATGGTAGCCTcacctgtttttaaaggtaCCTAATCTGCACCCATCTATCTGTCTGATGtatgcatatacagtaaatgtaacaGCTAGGTTTGTCTTAAGACATTAAAAAGGGTTTTTTCTCAGAGCGGAGgttttgtgtgtgagaaaatgaaacCACCTACTCCTTACAAAAACAGTGACTCTGCAAGTCAGTGAGGCTTGATGAAAACTTTGCTTTCAAAATGAGACATTGCTGTTGTTGACTGAAAACATTCAATTTTTGAAAATGCTTAATTTTTTAGCAACGTcagaaagcttgaaaaaaaaaaacagaacattctTCAATATAATGCTTCAAAGAGATAATAAAAAGGGAAGAAGGGTTTTTTGTGGTTCATACAGCATTTGTTCTtccaagtgaccaaaaaaaaaagacaaaggcaAAACTAGGTGTCATTTTAGTGCCTATTGCAGTACCAGAGGTCTGGAGGTATGGTATGTTGTTAAAAAAGAAGTAATTTCTCTGAAGAACAAAGGAGGCCAAATTAACTAGGAAAGTGGTAGAGGGTGTTCCCACTGGTCTGGTGGTGAAAATGTTCCAGTGTGTCAAGGCCTTGCCCTTTTATTATCTCTTAGAAGTGTAATattgatgtgttgttgttgtttctagACGGTAACTTTGCAGGTCTGAGCTTCACTTAACTAGCGaaagaaattaattttcatgATATACATGTACCAAGAAAAGATGAtgtcctctcttcctctctttacaCCAAACCTACAGATCGGAATACACTTCCTAATGCTGAAAGCTTTCATCCCATTCCTCTTAAGAAAAGTCTACCTGTAAATTAAATCACTAGACTGAAAAGAACATGCGATGTTCCAGAACAGTATGATAAAAGTAAAGAAGAGATGTTATCCAAATTTAGAGACAGAAA is a genomic window of Thunnus maccoyii chromosome 4, fThuMac1.1, whole genome shotgun sequence containing:
- the LOC121895458 gene encoding uncharacterized protein LOC121895458; its protein translation is MVKIKLYLRRYVGRDFFEFLKETDRLSITDREDLKDIYDNEFRARNECTRDPDFSSVLYALRDNKKVTRSGVKFYFNSSITSLYLDQWDHQPEQNCNGVAILQPEEAVSGVRARRELASQLMNRLRTDSTHRDQLISDKRGIRITSDHVFKDGTLYLRVESASEYVVNLTVENMGRKPVYFTYYTPLRWLRFFTLNDERKVTKTNPLTLNPGDGYEIQVRFHCSLVGFYPAILAFEFQPDLHSTPFHIVRFIEAQCMTTTFFLRSPPHAHHDGINICLRCMLFYDTFVDIAPNKRETLDHRTVEQRASHLWYDARKLRLTASTAKRVPTRGNPQNYIRQHLYPSFHGNAATHHGIESEALAFQWLQNCGYVVTRRGTVVCAGEPWLSASPDGVLNSEELLEIKCPFLTGNESLEDLIRSQRYDVKMVEGKYQLQKNGKRGFYMQVQLGMFCTGLRSCQLLIWTPSQQVLLPVPYDKQFCADTVARLRIFYFEHMLPYVSDEFEEGSLLLSARYLQLCRE